A single Cherax quadricarinatus isolate ZL_2023a chromosome 4, ASM3850222v1, whole genome shotgun sequence DNA region contains:
- the LOC128684360 gene encoding glutathione synthetase-like encodes CPGNLLNSFKACAVCAFTLLIKIISILYFLYCRYVLGELRRPDLLHHLPENNALAELCGGMISAWEAYKCPEAVILFVIEDITYNICDQRFHEYEIRRQRPDIHVIRHNLTQINKGGHLTEDKRLIIDGNEIAVVYFRAGYEPGHYHGEAEWEARLTVERSRAIKCPSIQYHLAGTKKVQQEITRPGILRKFLSDSDAVQVSNLFAGLYTLDISPEGDHAIQMAMENPYQYVLKPQREGGGNNLYDEEIKKVLEKIKDSPEREAYILMDRIRPPVQQNYLVRSHEPVKLVEVVSELGIFGVVLGTAKEILINRYSGHMLRTKLSSVNEGGVAAGLGALDSVFLFD; translated from the exons TGCCCTGGAAACTTGTTGAACAGCTTCAAAGCTTGTGCTGTGTGTGCATTTACACTGCTAATAAAAATAATTAGTATACTATATTTTTTGTACTGTAGGTATGTCCTTGGAGAACTACGAAGGCCAGATCTTCTTCATCAT CTGCCTGAAAACAATGCTCTTGCAGAACTTTGTGGTGGAATGATATCTGCATGGGAGGCTTACAAATGTCCAGA AGCTGTGATATTATTTGTTATAGAAGACATTACTTACAATATATGTGATCAAAGATTTCACGAGTATGAAATTCGGCGCCAGAGGCCTGATATTCATGTCATTCGACATAACCTCACACAGATCAACAAGGGAGGCCACCTGACAGAAGACAAGAGGCTTATAAT AGATGGCAATGAAATTGCTGTGGTGTATTTCCGTGCTGGTTATGAGCCCGGGCACTACCACGGTGAAGCAGAGTGGGAGGCCCGTCTTACAGTAGAGAGATCAAGAGCCATCAAGTGTCCTAGTATACAGTATCATTTGGCAGGCACTAAAAAG GTCCAACAAGAAATAACACGACCTGGTATACTGAGGAAGTTCCTCTCAGATTCTGATGCAGTACAGGTTTCCAACCTCTTTGCTGGTCTCTACACACTTGATATA aGCCCTGAAGGTGATCATGCCATACAGATGGCTATGGAGAATCCTTATCAATATGTCCTCAAGCCTCAACGAGAAGGCGGTGGCAACAACTTGTACGATGAGGAAATAAAAAAA gTTTTGGAAAAGATAAAAGATTCACCAGAGAGGGAAGCATATATTCTTATGGATAGAATACGCCCTCCTGTCCAACAGAACTACCTTGTGCGATCCCATGAGCCTGTGAAGCTGGTTGAGGTGGTGTCAGAGTTGGGCATCTTTGGTGTGGTTCTAGG GACAGCTAAGGAAATACTGATCAACAGATATTCTGGCCACATGCTTCGTACAAAGTTGTCCTCAGTCAACGAAGGTGGAGTGGCAGCAGGTCTTGGAGCTCTGGATTCTGTCTTTTTATTTGATTGA